A genomic region of Arachis stenosperma cultivar V10309 chromosome 9, arast.V10309.gnm1.PFL2, whole genome shotgun sequence contains the following coding sequences:
- the LOC130949561 gene encoding uncharacterized protein LOC130949561 — translation MAAPAASFPSSLFNPVSAGSEEEMVVRFDNEDIQEGVEKCLKSLVGRLLADREFSFETLEAALTAIWRQPDGFKVLNHGGNVFQFFFDKEIDLVRVEKGAPCLFKNYILNLRRWEEDLQIKEEAFIHVPI, via the coding sequence ATGGCAGCGCCTGCTGCCTCGTTTCCTTCAAGTCTGTTTAACCCTGTTTCGGCAGGGAGTGAGGAGGAGATGGTAGTGAGATTTGATAATGAGGATATACAAGAAGGAGTAGAGAAATGTTTGAAAAGTCTGGTTGGCAGATTATTGGCGGACAGAGAGTTTAGTTTTGAAACTCTGGAAGCAGCTCTTACAGCCATCTGGAGACAACCAGATGGATTTAAGGTTTTGAACCATGGAGGCAATGTTTTTCAATTCTTCTTTGATAAAGAGATAGATTTGGTTAGAGTCGAAAAGGGAGCACCTTGCCTCTTTAAAAACTATATTTTGAACCTGAGAAGATGGGAGGAAGACCTGCAGATAAAGGAAGAAGCATTCATTCATGTCCCTATCTAG
- the LOC130947385 gene encoding phosphoenolpyruvate carboxylase kinase 1-like, whose protein sequence is MCSSVKGQYEISEEIGRGRFGTIYRCYDVVSGEAYACKVIDKSILADETDQQCILNEPKLMSLLTPHPNILTIHNAFEDDRSLSLILDLCLPLTLLDRLTASTVTPFPDACHVITQLLEAVSHCHRSGIAHRDLKPENILFDSRDILKLADFGSAEWFAGDGGGLMSGVVGTPYYVAPEVLMGREYDEKVDVWSCGVILYMMLAGAPPFYGDSAVEIFESVLRGNLRFPPRLFRNVSPAAKDLLRKMICKDPSRRISAEQALRHSWILRGGESEAAELT, encoded by the exons atgtGTTCATCGGTGAAGGGGCAATACGAGATAAGCGAAGAAATAGGGAGAGGGCGTTTCGGCACAATATACCGGTGCTACGACGTCGTTTCAGGAGAAGCATACGCCTGCAAAGTAATCGACAAATCAATCCTAGCAGACGAAACGGACCAGCAGTGTATACTGAACGAACCGAAGCTGATGTCACTCCTAACCCCTCACCCTAACATCCTCACTATCCACAACGCCTTCGAAGACGaccgctctctctctctcatcctCGACCTCTGCCTTCCCCTCACCCTCCTCGACCGCCTAACTGCCTCAACTGTCACTCCATTCCCCGACGCCTGCCACGTCATCACCCAGCTTCTAGAAGCCGTTTCTCACTGCCACCGCAGCGGCATCGCGCATCGCGACTTGAAGCCCGAGAATATTCTCTTTGATTCCAGAGACATCTTGAAGCTCGCCGACTTTGGCTCCGCCGAGTGGTTCGCCGGCGATGGCGGGGGTCTGATGAGCGGTGTGGTGGGGACGCCGTATTACGTGGCGCCGGAAGTGTTGATGGGGAGGGAGTATGATGAGAAAGTTGATGTGTGGAGCTGTGGAGTTATACTTTACATGATGTTGGCCGGTGCGCCGCCGTTTTACGGTGATTCCGCCGTCGAGATTTTCGAGTCTGTTCTACGAGGGAACTTGAGGTTTCCGCCGAGGCTCTTCCGGAATGTGTCGCCGGCCGCCAAGGATTTGTTGCGGAAGATGATATGTAAGGACCCTTCTAGGAGGATCTCCGCCGAACAAGCCTTGA GGCACTCATGGATCTTGAGGGGAGGTGAGAGTGAGGCAGCTGAACTAACTTGA